The genomic window ATAGTCTGTGATAACCGTAGCAATAGGTACGTACTATACAGTTTTCATTCCCGtgatataaataattattaatcaaaaataaaaatgaataaacgaTAAAGTTTTGAATCCGATCAGAGTGCTTGTAgcgctctctgaacgaactgaaatataagacggctttggtttcgttttgcaacgaaattaaaatgtttgttgatttttatttttttagtttattccCATCTGAGTATAAGGgtccatttttcgttggaatttttcgcGCTGGACAAATGAGTTgtgaatagggatgttcactaatttttaaatatagttaaattcaatagattacaaggtatataaaaacgtaacaatcataaaactgtttaaaaatgtatattttttaaggtaaatgagttcataatgttgattttcttggaggctagaaaaacggtaccctgcagcgaggctacggtctgtgacgtcagcagtcgtaacgtctttgatcgacgactagttttgtatacttatttactcagcgTATTtaaatgtgcgcagttttttacgtatttaattattaaaaataaagccaaataagtggtgttttgttcctgggtgtgtaaatacatcaaaaaacagttctgacaagatttttattaccgttccagccaatttaaaacagaaaaagaaatggtttgttgcagctagaacttaaaataactaacttaaagaactaacttaataaaataaacattatagaagttttccagagactttcggcccttggtaataatgtaattgttctttctgcatttacatttttcaaaaatacttattagttttctcaggattcgaaaaaaatgaatgaatttaaataccATTTGACCAAGATtgtgcacctacccccttaaggagtaaatgaaaaagtttcgggacctcaaatttgtattccttaaactgggatattcctaaaaacgggattctaataatacatacagtaaaagtaaaccttgaaataactacatgtggatgtaggtatgactttatattatattaaaatcattaataatttagtgaaaagattggttgaaatgaaaatgtataatacccaagttcaaaaatattttttaccttggaacagttgtcaactcgaaatacgaaacaaccgaaataagatctagagttaaaaaggacatagcaacaattaacaacatgcatgagaaatattttcacccattgcgacataatatctctcccactaaaaatgcggctgctaaaatgttattatttccggtcttgctatatggcgcagaggcctggacaataatggaaacattaatgaaaaagctagaggcattcgagatgtgggtgtacccacgtatcctcaaaatatcctgggcgacccacaccaacgtacaggtattgcgtcgaatgggaaaacaaaaagaaatctcttttacaattaagaaacgaaatcttaaatatttcggtcatatcatgaggcatgataaatatcgtatactccaactgataacgcaaggtaaaatagagagcaaacgcggacccggaagaaaagacactcatgacttaaaaacttacgccaatgatttggacaaaaatcgatcgagttattcagaaacgtctcaaatgaaattaaaattgccatgatgataaccaacgtccacaacggacaaggcacatgaagaagaataaaaatatttttaatacacctaaccaaggtaaagtaataaccagccaatgtatgtatacaatatgcatgcgtacaatgcatgcatacaactttctctatttttttttgtggagtattaagcatttatttttttagcttaaagaagacatggaaaattatatggaatatacactcagtaaagctgtggtagatttatttttttacaagatgccaataaatcatacaccattgttacagctacactacagtcggtagtttatacgaatcggctttctgaaaaccttcttccattttatttgtttatttttgtaaaacccaaaatatgtccttacaaacagtctatccactttaaactaaacaaattcactataaaactccactttaaccctgataaaacaagaagagaacaaaataaaatgacctgaaacgtcaaacaggtaaacagtaacactatgagaatggcgcgcgcttggggtatgcaaccagtgacgtcaggccaatagagaagcgttcttgaaatttaaaataatgctagatttctaataaagattttttatagaaaggctttttcaattttgttgaaattttggacaattattcctagggtgtttcttaatcgttttacatgtttgaaatgactttttaattttttgtgaacatccctattgcaaattgtagaattctctAATCGTCTTTTACTCCAGCATCCGTTTGGCGTGCATTGTTAGAAACCACGGAGGTGTAACCATAAAAATGGTCCCAATAaggtttttaatttaatattattttatattttattagattgaaaacttgttCATTAGTAATCAATTTGTATTGCCTGCACTGGACTAATTTTCGTATTCACCATCGAAATGCATTAAAATCCTTTGCTAAAAATTGAAATCAGTCCACACGTTTGATTACAATTTCTAAAAATAGCctcaaaataaatttaaataattattgcGCTGATAGTCGCATAACACAATATCAGCATATAGGCGTGCCTTGTTATGGTGACATTGAAATCGCCTTTATTATATCTAATCAAATACCAAAACCCAAATGCCTCCATTACAATTACCTACTGTCATTCATATTGGTTTAATAGCTTTATTATGTGGAGTTCTGTTTACGTTTCTATTTAACAATGGTGATAAAAGCGAATAAAAACGCGACATATTTTGATTAGatacataaataaacaaagagaaattatattaataatactctgggctaattagcaaaattcatggaaaagttatttaccagcaattttattgctggaatcgaattataagatcctatatattaataatatagttatgcaaagtccgcagatagtgtgctactttttttataaacaaaatggcgccgacaaatcgtattttttttcaattatttctctataactccgaagattttaactttacaacaaaaacactcaaacaaaaattcaccgcaattaaattctgcatagagataagtttttcacgatttgctccgacgaaaattttcctcggaaaatgcgggttttcctaacaaatctcttaattttcaaataaagttttaggtaagtaattattaatcaataattaaataacttagtgacatcatagctttcttggtatagattgtaattccagaagccggtgaaaattaaacgaatattttagcaacaattcaattgttaataaacaatttacgatcgcaataataaccaaagtaatcatgatacattgatcaaatttataaagattataaagatgagatgcttatttaatattttatcgacaaaatataaatttttcttttttttgcataatctttaaattttgaaaaaaaaaatagttataatacgctggtctaattagtaaagtacaaagataggttatttaccagcaattttattgctggaatcgaattataagatcctatatattattaatataggtatgcaaagtccgcagatagtgtgttactttttttataaacaaaatggcgccgacaaatcgtatttttttcaattattgctctataactcagaagattttaactttacaccaaaaacactcaaataaaaattcacccaatttaattctacatataagcatgttttttccgatttgctccgacgaaaattttcctcggaaaatgtggatttttccaacaaaatctcgaattttcaaataaattttttgggccaataattatttatgaataattatatagcttggtgaaataaaagctttcttggtatagattataaattcagaagccggtgaaaatgaaacgaatattttagcaacaattcaattgttaattaaaaatttacagtcgcaataacaaccaaaataatcatgagacattgatcaaacttagaaagattataaagatgtgatgcctatttaatattttgtcgacaaaatataaatttttcatttttttgcataatatttaaatgtttaaaaaaattgttataaaaaaattaacatttctcagaaattgtttattatattctaattttacaaaatacttaaaatgcgtatttcataggtcttaaaaatgaatgctttaaaaattttttccaaccatttgcaaaaaagttatgaaacatcaaagtaaatatacgaaatctccgttgtttataatttgttttaattgtttcaaagcttaaaagtgagtctatggtacagtctaattactcacaaagaatgtcaaaaattagtgcaatggttatattttaatcaaaaattagtgcaatggttatattttaatcaaagattaaaaatacttttttttgtaatttttagcgcaaaagtaggcctgatacagagtcggagctaaaatgttcactcgaagcgactgacacgcagcatatattatttataaaagtgtacgtctcgcgaggccggtcgtcgctccgagtgaaaatttcagctacagtgctgtattattctactttcgcgcgtgtaaattacaaaaaaatatatttataatctttaattaaaatataaccattcaTTTTATAATCgatgtttttttgtaaataattagcttgtacattATACTCACTTCTACGCAGTGGTGTAGTGGTAAAATTAGCTGTGCCGGAGCTATACCTCTAccggaaaatttttgaaaattagccTACTACCCAAATCGTGAGTTTTAAGGCCCTTTGGCAAATGTTTTGAAAAGTTTaataattaaactaattaatgatCTTTTAGAGTGATAGTAGTTACAGTAGGGCCTCCTACACATTCTCCTCCAAAgaataattttaactttaaaatatggtaagactttcttaaggtagattattacagtttgataccttaaaaactgtttttaaggtATCAAACCATAATAATCTACCTTAAAAACTCTATAATTTAAGTTGGAAGCCTTGctgacaaaaattaaaaaaacactggTGTAAGTTAGGCAAATATTGTAAATGACTAAGTTTTCATTTTCAgtagtattaatttattattgtgaaaaaataCACCCACAAGTTACAttagtatatatattttttattatttaacacacACAAACATTATAATCTGtgccaaaaaaattaagaattatttgAAAAAACTACATACAGTACAAATAACTTGTGTATTTAACAAAATACATATAATAAATACATCAGATTAATTATAACACATACTCAAAGTAAGTGCCAAAATGCATCCTTCTTTGCGTTCTTTTTTGGGTTTTCTGCAACTCTTGTCCTGGAATCGTCTGCAGACCGGTGGCTCCTCAGCCATTTAGTGACGTACGTCTCAGGCTGCCATTCTTGGAGAGGTGGACCTTGGATTTTTATGAACATCAATGATGATACATGAGCAACAGTCAAAGCGTTTCTTGATGGTGTAACCATATTGTTCATACAACTGAAACCCCGTTCACAATCAGCTGAGCTGCAAGGTATTATTTTAGTGCAGTTTAACAGTTCTTGCAATCCATCAGGCACTTGTCGGCTGTTGTCCAAATAGTCTCTGTAGGCAGAGACAGCTTTGTTGACGTTCAATTTAAATCTCTTGCACAGTTGCTCTACTTGAGTTTGACCAAAACTTGGTGGAATGCAGGTTGGCCAATACTCAGGTTCTAATACTTTAAAAGAGTTTATAAGATCTTCATATTGGGCTTCCCCATCAAATGTGGTGACAAACATTCTTTGCTTTAGGTTATTTATAACACTAGAAATAAGTTGCTGTCCATTGAACGATACAATTTTTGGATTAGTTTTTAACACAACTGATGCAAAATTTCCTTCTTTTATGGCGATTTGTGCTTCCAGAACTTTCGTGCCTGGCTTCTCCTTTAAGTGCTCTAAATATCTTACGGATCTGTTTATCAGTTTGTCTGCATACACAATAGAAGTGTTTCTATTCTCTAAGCTCTCTGATAACAAAGCCAATTCAGCAAGAATGTCAAACATAAAGGCCAAGTTTAGTAGAAAACTAAAGGACAAAACAATTTTTGTCCTATATAAAAAATTCGATTGAAAAAATCGTAGCCGGAGCGCCGCTCCCCCTTCAAAAGCTGTGCCGGAGCGACGCTCCGGACCGCTCCGGCTCCACTACACCACtgcttctacgctttgaaagaattaaaaaaatatataaacaccgtagtaatcgtatgtttactttgctgtttcataacttttttgtaaatggttgcaaaaaagttttaaagcattcattttcaagatatttgaaatgcgcattttagctattttttaaaattacaatataataaaaactttctgagaaacgttaatttgtttataactattttttttttaacatttaaagattatgcaaaaaaataaaaaatttatattttgtcgacaaaatgttaaaaaggcatcttatgtttataagatttcaaagtttgatcagtgtaccataattattttggttattattgcgaccgtaatttattaattaacaattgaattgttgctaaaatattcgtttaatttgcatcagcttctggaactataatctaaaccaagaaggcttttaagtcaccaaattatttaaatattggtagataattacttatctaaaagtttatttgaaaattaaagattttgttgggaaaaccctcattttccgaggaaaattttcatcgaagtagatcggaaaaaacacgtctctatgcagaatttaatcacggggaatttttatttgggagtttttgttgtaaaattaaaatcttcggagttatagagcaataattgaaaaaaacacgattttcgggcgccattttgtttataaaaaaagtagcacactatctgaggactttgcatacctatattattaatatataggatcttataattcgattccatcaataaaattgctggtaaataacttttcccaaaaatggcctattctccgataatcagcccagactataatgtAAGTTTTACTTTCTGTACCAAGCTAATCCATATCTgataatagtctgggcagattatcggagaataggccatttttgggaaaagttatttaccagcaattttattgctggaatcgaatcttatgattctatatattaataatataggtatgcaaagtccgcagatagtgtgctactttttttataaacaaaatggggcccgaaaatcgtgtttttttttcaatttttgctctatatctcaaaagattttaactttacactaaAAACACACCATTAAAaattcactgttattaaattctgcatagagttgTGTTTTTCCCAATTTACTTCAACGAaaatttttcccggaaaatgcgggcttttccaacaaaatctttaattttcaagtaaaattttaggtaagtaattgtttatcaataattaaataacttggtaatataaaagctgtTTTCATattccagaagctgatggaaattgaattaacagtttagcaacaattgaattgttaattaaaaatttacggtcgctataataaccacaataattaaaatgcataagaataactatgatttttgtataaaatggcactatacctatctaatgttttttatagaattgaaattggactatttaagcggtctcaggaatattttaaaattataaacaattttttggcttataaataaattgaatatctcgggaaatattaaattaaattaaatcataaaaacggtattggaaaaaaagcggcagaacgcttcttttaaaagaaaaaacgtttaattttgataataagtggttcctgagatacaaccggtcaaggttgaccggcatttacggcaaagatataaacaataggatcataattttcgaactaTCACCTTTtaatttcggtcctctttctccacaccaattttcatatctttcaaatactcataacatatattattataataaaaactatcgatattacaaAATGTCgtaaaccgaatttatttatttaagttctataaggtattacatttcccttacaaaagaaatttgcatattaatttattttttctaatttttagttgccgtggggggcagacaaattttttttatttcaacgcaattttactaaaatactaaatagtgtgttaggcaacttttgtgagctgttacattttcgtttcgaaataattttttttttcgtctgttaacattttttcacaatttttaattgtcttggggggGCAGAAGATAGTTTccaatttcaaaaaaattttaccaaaatactttacagttgattgggcaacttttgtgaggtattacttttctatcgcaaaaaaaaaattttttttcgcttttttcgatGCACCGTATTGTATAGTCAGTCGATTTTAACACCATAAACGCGACGGACGTGTTCCTGGGGATAATACCTACTTAGAAAAAGACGAATtaagacgggtattatattgatAAGACGCAATTACTTATCTCTAAATACATTTCTTTTGTAAGAACAAGAACTCGTAAAATTTTAGAGAACTCGTAAAATtttagtcgcaattacacaaacacttacatttcgtcaatttaatagtatcaataatttagttatctattttattaattataactgttaaacatcacacggacttttattacgattgtctttaaagaaTCCCTACATCTATATTATGGAGGCAAAAACACGGTGGAAGGATAGGTTCAACGAACAAACAGGGAGCTATTAGAACTGTATAATGAACCAATCATCAATCGCTTCATAAAGGCACAGAGAGCACAGAGAGTAAGATGGatgggacatgtaatgagaatGAAAAGCGATAGAATGCTAAAAATGATCCTAAAACTGGGCCCCATCACGAAAAGAAGGAAAGGAAGACCCAGACAAAGATGGGTTGACAGCGTACAAAGGTGAATTATTGGTTGGGAAAAAAGAGCAAAAACAGGGATAAA from Diabrotica virgifera virgifera chromosome 5, PGI_DIABVI_V3a includes these protein-coding regions:
- the LOC126885597 gene encoding E3 SUMO-protein ligase KIAA1586-like — protein: MFDILAELALLSESLENRNTSIVYADKLINRSVRYLEHLKEKPGTKVLEAQIAIKEGNFASVVLKTNPKIVSFNGQQLISSVINNLKQRMFVTTFDGEAQYEDLINSFKVLEPEYWPTCIPPSFGQTQVEQLCKRFKLNVNKAVSAYRDYLDNSRQVPDGLQELLNCTKIIPCSSADCERGFSCMNNMVTPSRNALTVAHVSSLMFIKIQGPPLQEWQPETYVTKWLRSHRSADDSRTRVAENPKKNAKKDAFWHLL